The candidate division KSB1 bacterium genomic sequence CGATCGGAACGCCGTAGATCAGGTCGGCCAAAACCACTCCCCACAGGAGCGCCGGCAGCAGGCTGCCGAAAAAGAAAGCGCCGTCCCAAAACTTTCGCCAGCGGGTATCCTCGACCTTGCTGCGAAACTCGAACGCTACGCCGCGAAAAATCAACGCCAACAAAAGCAGCACCAGCGCCGGATAAAAGCCGCTGAACAACGTGGCGTACCAATGCGGGAAAGCGGCGAACATCGCCCCGCCGGCGGTGATAATCCATACTTCGTTGCCGTCCCAAAACGGTCCGATGCTGTTCATCAGCATGCGACGGCTGCGGTCATCCTTGGCTAAAAAGAGGTGCAGAACGCCGACGCCGTAATCAAAGCCTTCAAGGAAAAAGAAGCCGGAGAAAAGGACGGCGATCAGCGTGAACCAAATGGTATTCAGATCCATGGCTCCCTCCCTATTCCTGATGTTTGAAATGGGTACCGGCGACGGCAAATTTGCGCAGGAGATAGACGTCGACGACCATCAAAGCGCCGTAGACGACGACAAAGAGGATGAGCGAAAAGGTGACCCAGCCGGCGGAAACGGTGGGCGATACGGCATCCTCGACGCGCATGATTCCGAAAACCGTCCACGGTTGTCTGCCCACTTCGGTCAATATCCAACCGGTGGTGTTGGCCAGATAGGGTAAAGGGATGGCCCACACGAGCAGACGCAGAGCTTTGGACGGGTAGTTCAGATCGGTGCGGATCCAGCCGAACGCCAAATACGCGGCAACCAGGGCCATCAGCAGGCCGGCGCCGACCATGATGCGAAACGACCAATAACAAACGGCAACCGGCGGCACATAATTGCCTGGACCGTAAAGCTCCTCATAGCGCTTTTGCACATCATTGACGCCCTCCACTCTGCCGGAGAGCCGATTCAATGCCAACAGGCTGAGCAGACGCGGAATCTTGACGGCAAAAATGTCGCGGCGATTCTTTTCATCGAACAGGCTGAAAAGAGACAAAGGCGCCGGATCCTGCCCTTCCCACAACGCTTCGGCGGCGGCCATTTTCATGGGCTGCACGCGCGTCATGTGCTGCGCCTGGGTGTGTCCGTTCAGCACGACCGCCACTGTGCCGATGACGGCGGCCGCAATGCCGATTTTCATCGATCGCCGCCAAACCGACGCATCCGCACTTTTTTTCCAAAGATGATATGCCGAAATACCGATGACGAAAAAGGCCGCGGTCGTCAATGCAGAAAAAAAGACATGCGGAAACTGCACCCATACATGCGGATTCTTGACCAGCGCCCAAAAATCGGTCATCTCGGCACGGCCGTTGCGGATGACGAATCCGACCGGCTCGTGCATGAAAGAATTTGCCACCAGGATCCAAAAGGCGGAAAGATTCGTACCCAAGGCGACCAACCAAATAACCACCGCATGCTGGACCTTCGGAAGCCGCTTCCAACCGAAGACCCAAATTCCAAGAAAAGTCGATTCGAGGAAAAAGGCCAGCAGAGCTTCGACGGCCAGCGGGGCACCGAAAATATCGCCGACAAAGCGCGAATATTCCGACCAGTTCATGCCGAACTGAAATTCCTGCACAATGCCGGTCACCACGCCCATGGCAAAATTGATGAGAAAAAGCCTGCCCCAAAATTTGGTCATTCGCTTATAGGCTTCATCGCCCGTTTTGACATACATTGTCTCCATGGCGGCAACCAGGATCGACAGACCGAGCGTAAGCGGAACGAAAAAAAAGTGGTAGACCGTGGTAGTGGCAAACTGCAGTCGCGCCGCCGTTAAGGCGCTCATAATTCCTCCGTTTCAATTGATTTGATCAAAAGAGGAATTTAGAATTTTTATAATACAAGACAACCTTTTTGCTTAGCGATTGCGAAAAGCCGAATAAAAGTAGACCATGGCAGGCAAAAAGATCAATGTGCAGGATAAAGCAATGAGAGTACCGGGTTTGTTTAAAAGGGTTTGCAAACCGAGAGCAGCAGACAAGGTCATCCATTGCAGCAGGAGGAACAGAAAAAGCATGGACGCTTTGATTACCCGCAGAAAGGTGCGCGCCAGATCATACTGACGCTGTGCATTTTCGGGCGTGACGCGGACGGGAAAGTTCATCAAATTCGGGAAACGGTGCGCGAAAGACAGGAGGACAAAAAGAACGAAAGCCGTTGCCGGAAGCAGCCAGACGCTTTCTTTGCTCCCCCAGCCGTTGATTTGGCCGCGATTGTCGAAATGAGTGGGAATCCGCGACGGCAACCGCGGATAGTAACGACCGGTGATATAGAACATCATTAGAAGGAAAAACCAGGAAAGCAGATCGGAGACTTCTTCGAGCGCCGTTTTGGGACGACGAATGTCGATGGCGCTCAGAGCCTCGGACCTGCTTTGCCGTAGTTTATTTATAAAGTTAAGGGACGTAATCCCAACCCTCCCATGGCGGCTACAGCCGCAGCTTGCGGAAATCTTCCTTCATCCGTTCGATGTCGTTCAACCAATCCTCTATGTCCTGCTCGTGCTCCAGCTCTTCGTTGAGGATGGTGGTCGCCATCTGGTGCGTCGTGTGGTCCTTGCCGTTGGTAAAATCGGCGATCTGCTTGTAGCGCTGTATGGCGCACCTTTCGCCGCGCAGGTTCTGTTCCAAAACAACCTCGATATAGGGATCGGTCGGCGCTTCGTACTCGCATTTGGAGAGCTTCATCCAGTCGGCGGGATTCAGCACCGGCGTGCCGCCCAACTGGATGATGCGGTTGACAAGCAGTACGGCATGGTTGAGTTCCTGATCCGCGTGCAGCAAAAGCTCCGGCTCGACTTCGCTGCGCATCGGCCCTTCCATCACCCGCGCACCGATCCAATATTGATAGTAAGCCAGCCACTCCTCGCTCAACGCCTCATTGAGCATGCCGACCAGCTTGTCGACATCGACTCTAAGTATTTCGAGACCTTTTTTGCCCATTTTGCCTCCTCGATCTTGTGCACAAATTTCGATGCTCATAAAGATAGACAACAGGTTTGAAAGCAGCAAGCATTTTATTTAGACG encodes the following:
- a CDS encoding cytochrome ubiquinol oxidase subunit I, whose amino-acid sequence is MSALTAARLQFATTTVYHFFFVPLTLGLSILVAAMETMYVKTGDEAYKRMTKFWGRLFLINFAMGVVTGIVQEFQFGMNWSEYSRFVGDIFGAPLAVEALLAFFLESTFLGIWVFGWKRLPKVQHAVVIWLVALGTNLSAFWILVANSFMHEPVGFVIRNGRAEMTDFWALVKNPHVWVQFPHVFFSALTTAAFFVIGISAYHLWKKSADASVWRRSMKIGIAAAVIGTVAVVLNGHTQAQHMTRVQPMKMAAAEALWEGQDPAPLSLFSLFDEKNRRDIFAVKIPRLLSLLALNRLSGRVEGVNDVQKRYEELYGPGNYVPPVAVCYWSFRIMVGAGLLMALVAAYLAFGWIRTDLNYPSKALRLLVWAIPLPYLANTTGWILTEVGRQPWTVFGIMRVEDAVSPTVSAGWVTFSLILFVVVYGALMVVDVYLLRKFAVAGTHFKHQE
- a CDS encoding DUF1648 domain-containing protein produces the protein MMFYITGRYYPRLPSRIPTHFDNRGQINGWGSKESVWLLPATAFVLFVLLSFAHRFPNLMNFPVRVTPENAQRQYDLARTFLRVIKASMLFLFLLLQWMTLSAALGLQTLLNKPGTLIALSCTLIFLPAMVYFYSAFRNR
- a CDS encoding ferritin-like domain-containing protein; translated protein: MGKKGLEILRVDVDKLVGMLNEALSEEWLAYYQYWIGARVMEGPMRSEVEPELLLHADQELNHAVLLVNRIIQLGGTPVLNPADWMKLSKCEYEAPTDPYIEVVLEQNLRGERCAIQRYKQIADFTNGKDHTTHQMATTILNEELEHEQDIEDWLNDIERMKEDFRKLRL